The sequence GAGCTCAAGCTGCCAAGATGTTATTTCCTGTAGCTTTGACTCATGCAACTGAAGAAATGAGTTGGATCAGAATATTGTTTGTAGAGGGGATTTTGTCTCCCTCTGCCACCCCCAGGCTCATCTctatttaaaaccaaaatacCAAGGCATGCTCCCATGTGTGCTCATTTTTCCTGCTGGAAAGGCAGCTCATCTCAGGAAGTGCTCAGAATGGTGTAAATCTGAGCCCGCAAAAGCCTCCCCTGAGCTCCCCAAGGTCACTCACTCACCAAGAGTAGGAGTCTGGGTTCAGGTGGTGTGGGCTGATGCCATTTGTGTTGCTCGGGAATGTGTGATGAGGAAAGCAAAACTTTCTTCACGACATTTATCATCTTGGGCTGAGCATCTGACTTTCAATGAGACCTGGCCTCAAATCCATGACTGTACAGCATGGAAATCTAGTAAAATGGTTTGGACAAATCTGGTGCTAAAATCAGCATAGACGGTTGCATTAGCAATTAATTTTTACAAGTATTTTTGATAATATTCATGTCTAAATTGATGACATAGTTCATTTAGCTgccacagcacagaacagagtAAATTACTGCTCTCCACATGTGGATAGGAGGTCACAAGATAAGTgttcttttctcatttcctctaTCTCAACATCTCCTTCTACAGCATTTGTGCTATGACAAGGCACAGACAATTCAGAGAAACCTCCAGACGCTTCACATCCACTGCAGTGTCATTACCAGCAGCTGGAGTCTGTGTGCACAGCTAACATCCCTATTGCATAGAGGTCCTGCACAACATCTATGTATCATTAATACGCTGCCCTCACGCAGCGATGTAATTGCTGCCTGGGTCTTTTGGTGGCTTTGTGCCCAAGGGttcatttcattctttatgTATTATAAATGAACATAACAGTACTTCTTACAAGCGAAATAAAGCAAACcaaccaaagaaaaaacaaaacaaacaaacaacaacaacaacaaaaaaagcccacaaaaccacaacagaagACTCATGCTGAAGAAGCTTTTGCTATCAGGCTGACCTGCTATCACATATTTAAAACTGTAGAAAGCACTGACAGCCGTCTTATGTTATTACAAGATTGCTGTCACAGAAGTCACCTTGAATAACAGTACCTTGATTCACACATGTTAAGGGCAAAAACAGGGAGAAACTGTTGTCTTAATTTTCTAGGGCTGTTTAAATTAGGCATTGTAATGAGATTGTCAGTTGTGTTACCTGGCTATTGAGGCTTTGGGACTGCAGTGGTGATAGAGTTGTTCTTATTAAAAGATTCATTAAAAGATTCACAGCTGAcattaaaaggggaaaaggacCCTTCCACTTCTTAGAATTACGGAATAATTAAGATTTGCAAAAGACCTCTgggatcacctagtccaaccatcactccatccccaccatgcccactgctcatgtccctcagtgccacaataACATGGCTTCTGAGACCTCCAGGGACACTGAATcgaccacctccctgggcagccttgagatgaaatttttcctaaaactcaactcccctggtgcaacttgaggccattccctttcatcctgtcactgtgacctgggagaagaggccaaccgCCACCTCACCATGACCTCCACTCAGGTGGTCGTAGAGAGGGATGAGGTCTGCCCTGAGACTCGACTGAACtaccccagttccctcagccactctcCATGAggtttgtgctccagacccttcacagctttgttgcccttctctggacatgctccagggacccagtgtctttcttgtagtgaggggcatTTTTGTAGAGGGCTGTCAGCACAGAAGGCTGTGACTGGGAGGCTTTGGTTGTTCACTGCTTCTTGGTAGAGCCATCTCCTGATGCGTTCCTGATCTGCAGCAATGCCAGTGAAAGTTCTCCTAATCAGACAATAAAACACAAGTTGAACAGCAATTTAGTTTGGAGGAGAAAGTACTGAACTGCCTAGGGGAGGCCTGTCTGCCTGTAAAAGGGAGAGTAGAGGGAAAAGATTTTCCTTGTGCGTCAGTAGCAGCCACTGCTTGGTAGGCAGTTACTGCATACTCCCTGTAAACACCCTCCTTTGGCAAATGCCCAGTGGGAATTCACATTAAATAAGCTTGGGATGAATGTCTCTCAGATGTTTGGTTCTTCAGTCTCTGTATGGTATATCCATACAAGGGTTGCAGAAGATAAAGCTCCTCAACAGAGGTGGATGTGTGATGCTTGCTGCAGGTACCAAATTATTGCCACTGCATATCAGGTACAGAAGTTTTATTTCCAGATTCAGTTCCGGTATAGGAAAGAGGGGAAGCCAGGATTACAACCCTCAAAGCcaaaagcagctgctgtagCATGGGAGTGAGGCACTCCTGGTGCCTGTGGGGCTTGGGGAAGAAGCCATGGGCTGTAGGCATAGGAGCATAGGCCTGTGCTGGGTGAGTGGCCAATGGCTGGGGCGGTAAAGTACCACAATAGACTATTAGTGGAGACTGAGGACTTGGTATAATGGAGGGGTTTTAAGACAAATATTTGCAAGGGATGGACACATCCTCACTGGCTTTGCTTGGAAGGAGGAGGTAAGCAGGCCTCTCAGGCACTTTCTTAGGCCCTGATTCTCTGCATGTGCTGAGACAGCTTCCTTGCTGGGGGGAACCAGTAAGGCAGACAGAGAGAATCACATCTTGTCTAATGGCatgttcctgtttttttttttcttttctagggaaaccagggaagaaagaagtgcaaaagaccaaagaaaaaaagatgttgatACTGTCTAATGACACAGCCCTGAGCAttctcctctccaagctgcTTCAAGACCACCTGGAGCAGACAAATAGCACTACCCCCTCTACAGTTGGAAGCACTGGCAGCAGCCTGGAAATCATCTATGTGCTGATGATGGTCGGTCTCTTTGGCTTCTTCACAGTGGGAGTCATGGTGACCAATATCCGTGCTAGGAGGCTGGAAGACTCCCACAACCCCTACAACATGTACATTGCAACAGACATTTGGCACAAAAAGGACCAGGAATATTTTCAAGCAAAGCTTATAGAAAATTACAAGCTGTGCTGTGTCTTTGAAAACCAGCTGGCAGTAGAGCAGCCAAGCATACACATTCCTGAGGAGAAGTCTTCCTAGCCAAATGAGAGAAAGGACTGAACTTTGCATGGGGACAACCCAAGCGATATCTGCTATGAACCAGGCTAGCTGCCTTCCCACCTGCCAAGCTCCCGGTGCTGGCCTAGGACAGATTGAATTACAGAGATGACAGTGAAGCTGATGGGTTTGTGATGGCTCGGGTGCTGCAAAGTTGCCTGATCACATTGTTTCAGTCACTGTAAAGTCAGGGAAGGGGACACACCAATAGGAGTATCATAGACTCATCAGCTTCACCTGGTGAGAAATGCAGTTGTTGGTGTTGCCAGCATGAATTCTTACAGTAGTCAGTATACTTCAAAACAAACTGGATCAAGCATAAGCTAGAGATATTAACAGCCAAGTATTGTTTCTTGGAATACCATCTTGTCTTCCAAGAAAATGTagcagaaagattttctttgtatttttgaatAATCATTATATAAACTGTACAGTGTTATGGATGAGTAGTTTCTCTGAGAATCATGTACCTTTTTgagatggaattttttttaaaaaaggatttgctttatttttgctgaaaaccatttctgtgaaaaaatgcAGACTTCAGAGGGAACTTTTTTAATGACTGTCCTTAATTCACATTGTGTACCCCAGATAAGACTTGCAGAGTActtatgtttttccttcttgtggATCCAGGTCAATCTTAGAAGCAATGTCCACCTTTGTACAAGGACTGAGTAACATACAGTGTTGTGAGTCTCAATCACCTTTAATGATTGCAGAAGACCTAGGTACTAGCCTTTGGTTGCAAAGTGAATTTCCACACTGTGAAAATTGGTTATTCAAGATCTCTGCTATTTAGTCATGAAAGCAGCTTATGTGTGTCCCTAAATTCAAGATCTCTGCTATTTAGTCATGAAAGCAGCTTATGTGTGTCCCTAACTTGTAGCCCATGAGCTGTTTCTCTAGCTCCCAAGAGCAGCCCCCTTAGCACAGCTGCTTATTTCTTGAACTATCCAATGTGAGGTCCATGTCAGCAAGGTATTCCTGCCTGTGGCCTCCATATGCCCTCCTTCCATGGACTGCGTACACCAAACTGCAgggagaaggcagcagctgaACTCTGCTGCTCTAGCAGCAAGTATTGGCTGTCTGTGCTATCAGGCAGAAATATGGCTGCTCTGAACACTGCATTGCTTAAAATAGCAACCTAGCCAGGTCAAATCCTGTTTTCTTGTATGGGATCAAAGAAGCAATGGTCTGGGCAGGAGGGAACGTTTTATTTCTACTCTACAGATGTACATCTAATTTTTAGCTACCAGAGAGTgagaagaaatgggaaaggTTTGAAAAAAAGTCATGCAGAGCAATTGCTTCAAAGGCAAGGCAAAGGCAGAGTGCGGGCAGATCACTACCAAATATTTGGATAGTCAAGGGATGCAAAGCACTGTACTTTCATTAAAGTAGCATTCCAGTCATGTTTATCTTCCCATGATATTTAAACTTAGGACACTTGAAAacactgtgtattttttaaaatacatttgtatgGTGCCTACCATTAAGCTGAGGGTGAGGCCAATGTTTTAAGTGTCTTGAACAATTTGGAATATATCTATTGGCTTAATTATCTCAGCCTTTGTCTCCTCTAGAGGAAGGTAGACCAAACCAGGCTTTGGATAACTGTGAACTTCTTGGCTTGGGCACTGTCCTTTTGGGTTCTTACCAGTCTATATACTGCTTCTACTTCCCGCCCCCTGTGAGAGTGCAGACGCTCTCGCTTGTTGGTTATCTAGTTGTAGACCCACAAAGCATTGCTGAAAATGTTTAAACTTGCATTAAAAATGGCCTTCATTACATTAAAACATTTGAACATTAGGCATTTCAAAAGGtctgcctcctgcagctctccttCCACTCCAGGTGCTTTCAGGTATTTTGGGCTGAGGCACTTGTGGTCACCTTATTTTAATGTAGCTATTTGTGACAAGGTCATTGTCTGCATTACTTAGCTTCcacttcttcttcttttttttttttttatctctaccattttatttattttaataagtgaGGAACCACTGTGCCTTAGTCataatgtttttctctgtaacCAGGCTACAAAGCACCTTTCTATGTCACTTGTAGACTCCCACAATGGACCTTCACATTACCTTTCaatctttctccttcttcccatacatttttcacttgtgaaaaaacaataaaatattaattacaaATGTTGCTTGTGGCCTtagaagtttttcttctgagctgTTTCATAAGCTTGCAGAAAGAGCACCGATTCTACCTGATGGGCACCCACTCACCCGTCACATTTCTACATCCTATTAATGAGGGCCAAGCCTGGGTGCTGGGATATGTCCCAGTACACCTAGATCAGGAGAAACAATAAAATGTCAGGTACAAATTCTTCACCTCAAGTAAACTCGCAGGATTTGCAGTTCACTGGGCAGCTTGACTCTGGTGTTCAGTACAACAAATGAGGAAGGTCTTTTGGCTCTGCGTAAGGCATTGGTTGGGTACCTCACCCAAAAAGAGCATCCTGGGATGCTCTtttgatgcagatttttaaggTTAGAAAGGAAACTTTTGATCACAGGAGAGACAGAAGTCGGGTCAGCCTGGTCTCTCTGTATTCTTCTTGAAAAAGGCTCTAAAATCCCTTTCTGGATCGTGTAATAACAGTTTTGGAGATGGGAAGTAAGagccagctgcagcctgcattGCAGAGCAGACTTTCCACAGAGCTACCACTTCCTCTGTCATTACAACTGACTAATGCAGGAAGGCTGACATCGAGTCCATCCCTGACTTCATGCAATGAAAGCACGGGTTGGCCAAGGAGTACCTACAAATGTGTGATTAGTTCACTCGCTCAGCACCTTTGCCATAGACAAAACTTAGCACGTTGTTACCAATACAACAGTGAtcatattttctgatttttttgagAATTTCTTATTTAATCAGAGAGATGGAAGAAGCTTAAAGTCATTAGGCAAATGTTGCACAAATGTTGCCTCAAATTCAAATTTTGTTGCTTAGGGGTCATAAAACAGGCAGGGGAACTGTCAGAGGTTTATTTTTCTCAAGTCCATGATAGCTTAAGTCCCTGGCTTCATCACCTATGGCTTATTCCAGTTGGCAGCCTTGCTGCTTATTGGCCCGATGAGCGTACCTCCAGGCATAGCTATTGCTCACTAGCTGTTTATGCTTTATATAAAAGGAATTATACACAAAAATATGGAATTGTGTAAAAATGGCATTCTGAATTTAAGCCCTACTTTGTTAGCAGTGATGTGATGCTAACGCACAGAAAATCTTAACCAAAGGCAAAGAATTAATATAGCATGTGCTCTCTTGcatatattttggaaaattttgTGGAGTTTCAGACTAACTTGGAAGTTATGTGCAACAAAAGCTACATGTAGAAGATTTATGGATAAGCGCAGTACAGCATAAATGTGGACAAGATTCTATGTCTTACCTCTGAGATGGACAGATCAGTCCTCATGcctgagaaggaagaagctcCAGGACAGTTGTAACTAGGTTATGCGGCCACTGGTGGCCAAGGTGtccctcttcttcccttttctgcctGCCTTGGAAACCTTGCTAAATTGCTTAGACTGTGGTCAACGCTGTGAttgctgcagctccccagccccaagcacaTCTCTTGTGGCTGTGCTTGCAAAACTGTCACAGGAACGTCACCTATAGTTGCTCTACCAAAGAAGACCTTCACTAGCCATATATGGTGTGAGCTGCAGCACGCAGCAGGGTGCAACTGCCCTTCTCCAGCAGCATGCAGTCACTTGCCTGAATGGCAACATGTTCATCTGTTTATCTGGGGATATATTTGTAcgggatcatagaatcacagaatacttagagttggaagggacctttaaaggtcatccagtccaactcccctgcaatgaacagggtcACCACcgctagatcaggttgcccagagcccagTCCAGCCTTACCTTGAAAGTTTCCAGAAAATGGGGCATCCATATCTcttggcaacctgtttcagtatATGTAGATAGACAAAGCTCAGCTTTAAGATGACTAGGTACTTGTTGTACATATAAGAAATCCTTAGTGCTGGTATGGGAGATGAAACCCCTGGTACTAAGAATTCCATGTGGAAAGTGATTCATTGTCAAAGATAACCCCAGTGCACAAGCTTGAAATGAGCTCCCCCACCTCACTTTATAGTTATCAGTGTTATCTTTATTAGCAGTTGGTTGGGTCAGACCTGCTATACCgggaaacaaacacaaagactAGCAGGAGGAAGCCGATAAAAATAGAAGATATGAGCAATCAGAAGTAAGCAGAACATTCTTTACAGCTGATAACTGAAATTATCTTATATCATATTTCTATGGTATCCTGTTTCAGTTTTACACGTCGTTATCGCTAAGCCAAACTCACTTGCTAATCTCCTTATCCAGCTGGAGCCATCAACTGCGCATGTGAAACCTCTATGAAGCCTTTCTCAAGCAATTGCTCAAGGAACCAGCACAAATGCAATTGCTTTGCAGAGGAGGCTGGGAAAGGTCACGTTGTGTTTTACCAGTGAAACAGGCAGGATTGTTTTCCCTGAAACTGAAGTTGTCCTGTCTGCTTGGCTGGTCTTGTGGGCAGGTTCAAGTGGAAAAATGGTCCTACTCAACTGCCTTCCACTGGAAGAAGCAAAGACCCATAGCCTGCCAAAATACTCTAGCAAATAACTAAATTCATGGTAGTTCTAGGGCAGGGTTTGCAAGAATGGTTGCATTTCGAGGCAGCCATAAACAGCATTTTTGAATGTGCTTCAGattaaagaaaaggcaaaattcaTATAAATCTTACGGAAAATGCATAAATACTAAATACAAAAGTGAACATGGTGGCCACCTGCTCTGATTtagcagaagaaagaatgatGACTCTCATGCAATTCTTTCTCTAGCAGACCCGGATTTTCTGGTTGGGCTACAGCGCATTATTTTCACAGGCACACCCAGCTTTGCTGAAGTAATTCTTCCGCTCAGTCTGCAAAACCCACACACAGGagtagggccaccaaccttaCAAGACCTAAagccaagcaaaacaaaatgtggCACCTTAAAGTGAGAGCATTTATTCTGAAAAACGCTTAACTCGTTATAATAGCAGTTACAGAATGGGTACACCATGTACAGCTGATcttcacagaaatgcagtttgATTTTGATCGAGGTCTGGTTGGATTCTCATTCTGATGCTATTTCGAGGTGCAGTAGCTTTCTACTTCtatacaagaaaaacatg is a genomic window of Meleagris gallopavo isolate NT-WF06-2002-E0010 breed Aviagen turkey brand Nicholas breeding stock chromosome 1, Turkey_5.1, whole genome shotgun sequence containing:
- the KCNE1 gene encoding potassium voltage-gated channel subfamily E member 1 — translated: MLILSNDTALSILLSKLLQDHLEQTNSTTPSTVGSTGSSLEIIYVLMMVGLFGFFTVGVMVTNIRARRLEDSHNPYNMYIATDIWHKKDQEYFQAKLIENYKLCCVFENQLAVEQPSIHIPEEKSS